Proteins encoded within one genomic window of bacterium:
- a CDS encoding HDIG domain-containing protein produces the protein MSKVTREEVLAIWPEIDWIKDATLRAKTLDAWVYAIENSVLTPSDLETIPFSLLIKTHVSFMNHKRTCVQLAVDMANTMQKNFGDAIKIDMDVLISGAILIDVGKLIEYDMKDGKLVTSEAGKLVRHPFSGVAIADRFGLPPTVLHIIGTHSKEGDFGMRTTESIIVHHADFVSFEPFK, from the coding sequence ATGTCAAAAGTTACCCGCGAGGAAGTCCTCGCCATCTGGCCGGAAATCGATTGGATCAAAGATGCGACGTTGCGCGCCAAGACGCTTGACGCTTGGGTCTATGCCATCGAAAACAGCGTACTCACTCCGAGCGATTTAGAGACGATTCCGTTCTCCCTCCTGATCAAAACCCATGTTTCGTTCATGAACCATAAACGAACCTGCGTCCAGCTCGCGGTCGATATGGCGAACACGATGCAAAAGAATTTCGGAGACGCTATCAAAATCGATATGGATGTACTCATCTCCGGTGCGATTCTCATCGATGTCGGCAAACTGATTGAGTATGACATGAAGGATGGGAAACTCGTCACCAGTGAAGCAGGGAAACTGGTTCGGCACCCGTTCAGCGGCGTCGCGATTGCCGACCGCTTTGGACTGCCGCCAACCGTTTTGCATATCATCGGCACCCACTCGAAAGAGGGGGACTTCGGAATGCGTACGACGGAATCGATTATCGTCCATCACGCCGATTTCGTCTCGTTTGAACCGTTCAAATAG